In the genome of Burkholderia diffusa, one region contains:
- a CDS encoding ketopantoate reductase family protein, whose amino-acid sequence MKIAILGAGALGCAIGATLTEGGHETWLIDRSAAHVDAMRRDGLRVDDADGSRHVRVHATTQAAEVGAADLVIVLVKSFHTEAAMRGAPELVGPDTLVLSLQNGLGHEDILADVVGRERVLAGKTYVGGVLRGAGHVESGVRGKLTYIGELDGRITQRVQAIADAFNAAGLGTTVSDNIIGTMWDKLLVNVATGALTGVTGLTYGQLYDEPELKATSLAAVAEAIAAAQAAGVRLSMTDPEQAWTLAAEGLPTAFKTSMLQSLEKGSITEIDYINGSVVRWGQRYGVPTPVNATLVACIKGIERAMADRKHGEAAR is encoded by the coding sequence GTGAAGATTGCAATTCTGGGTGCCGGCGCGCTGGGCTGCGCGATTGGCGCCACGCTCACCGAAGGCGGCCACGAGACCTGGCTGATCGACCGCTCGGCGGCACATGTCGATGCGATGCGCCGCGATGGTCTTCGGGTCGACGATGCTGACGGGTCGCGGCATGTCCGCGTCCACGCGACGACGCAAGCCGCCGAAGTCGGCGCCGCCGATCTGGTGATCGTGCTGGTGAAATCGTTCCACACCGAAGCGGCGATGCGTGGTGCGCCGGAACTGGTCGGCCCCGATACGCTGGTGCTGTCGCTACAAAACGGCCTGGGCCACGAGGACATCCTTGCCGATGTGGTTGGCCGCGAGCGCGTGCTCGCGGGCAAGACCTATGTCGGCGGCGTGCTGCGCGGGGCCGGACACGTCGAGTCCGGCGTGCGCGGCAAGCTCACCTATATCGGCGAACTCGACGGACGCATCACGCAGCGCGTGCAGGCGATCGCGGACGCGTTCAACGCGGCCGGCCTCGGCACGACCGTCAGCGACAACATCATCGGCACGATGTGGGACAAGCTGCTGGTCAACGTCGCGACGGGTGCACTCACCGGCGTCACCGGGCTGACCTACGGACAGCTTTACGACGAGCCCGAGCTGAAGGCCACATCGCTCGCGGCCGTGGCGGAGGCGATCGCGGCCGCGCAGGCGGCCGGCGTCAGGTTGTCGATGACGGATCCCGAGCAAGCCTGGACGCTTGCCGCCGAGGGGCTGCCCACGGCATTCAAGACCTCGATGCTGCAAAGCCTGGAGAAGGGCTCGATCACCGAGATCGACTACATCAACGGTTCAGTCGTGCGCTGGGGCCAACGGTACGGCGTGCCGACACCGGTCAACGCCACGCTCGTCGCATGCATCAAGGGAATCGAACGCGCGATGGCCGACCGCAAGCATGGCGAGGCAGCCCGATGA
- a CDS encoding LysR family transcriptional regulator has product MTPSDLPDLKLLQLFDLLYDIRSVTRVAEQLGQSQPTVSIWLGHLREYLHDPLFVRTPGGMAPTPQADALIGPCREILESLRRFTAWEIAFDPATAQRRFRICMTDASHITLLPRLLAHVRAQAPGVRLEAARIDGNTERALESGEADLAIGYVPWLGGGIYQQKLYDQDWVCLANRHHPRIRGRLGGKQYRSEGHVAITAGTGAQLLEEALRRERIERDVMLELPGFLGLGAIIQSTDLITTLPRHIGETLAHASDLAVHACPIPVEGFAVRQHWHARYHHEAGNRWLRGLVIQLFGASR; this is encoded by the coding sequence ATGACTCCGTCCGATCTGCCCGACTTGAAGCTGCTTCAGCTCTTCGACCTGTTGTACGACATCCGCAGCGTCACGCGCGTGGCCGAGCAGCTCGGGCAGAGCCAGCCGACGGTCAGTATCTGGCTGGGACACTTGCGGGAATACCTGCACGATCCGTTGTTCGTTCGAACGCCAGGCGGCATGGCGCCGACGCCGCAGGCCGATGCGCTAATCGGGCCGTGCCGGGAAATCCTCGAATCGTTGCGGCGGTTCACCGCATGGGAAATCGCGTTCGATCCGGCAACGGCTCAGCGGCGGTTTCGCATCTGCATGACCGACGCGAGTCACATCACGCTGCTTCCGCGGCTACTGGCCCATGTGCGCGCGCAGGCGCCCGGCGTACGGCTGGAAGCCGCACGGATCGACGGCAACACCGAGCGCGCGCTCGAATCGGGCGAGGCCGATCTCGCAATTGGCTATGTACCGTGGCTCGGCGGCGGAATTTATCAGCAGAAGCTGTACGACCAGGATTGGGTATGTCTCGCCAATCGGCATCATCCGCGGATTCGCGGTCGTCTTGGGGGAAAGCAGTATCGTTCAGAAGGCCATGTCGCCATCACGGCGGGAACGGGGGCCCAGCTCCTTGAAGAAGCGTTGCGGCGGGAGCGCATCGAGCGTGACGTGATGCTGGAGTTGCCGGGCTTTCTCGGTTTGGGCGCGATCATTCAGAGCACCGACCTGATCACGACGCTGCCCCGTCATATCGGCGAGACGCTGGCTCACGCCAGTGACCTCGCGGTTCATGCATGTCCGATCCCGGTCGAGGGGTTTGCCGTACGGCAGCATTGGCATGCGCGATATCACCACGAGGCGGGGAATCGCTGGCTGCGTGGCCTCGTGATTCAGTTGTTCGGGGCTTCGCGCTGA
- the aroE gene encoding shikimate dehydrogenase, with amino-acid sequence MTDHYAVIGNPIGHTKSPLIHGLFAEETRQDLRYTAIEGPVEPQEAFAEVVRAFAAAGGKGMNVTAPFKLKAFAMADECSERATLAGAANALKFEDGRILADNFDGIGLIRDIEVNLGLSIAGKRVLMLGAGGAARGALLPFLDACPAEMVIANRDVAKGQALAAQVAGRGALVACGYADLERMGRFDLVVNATSASLTGDLPPVPPGVFSPKGTAYELAYGKRLTPFLRLASNAGVLGVADGVGMLVEQAAEAFAWWRGVRPPTSAVIDQLTVPLD; translated from the coding sequence ATGACTGACCATTACGCGGTGATCGGCAACCCGATCGGACACACGAAATCTCCGCTGATCCACGGTCTCTTTGCCGAAGAGACGCGGCAGGACTTGCGCTATACGGCAATCGAGGGGCCGGTCGAGCCGCAAGAGGCCTTTGCCGAGGTGGTGCGGGCGTTCGCCGCCGCTGGCGGCAAGGGCATGAACGTGACCGCGCCGTTCAAGCTCAAGGCCTTCGCGATGGCGGACGAATGCAGCGAGCGCGCAACGTTGGCCGGCGCCGCCAATGCGCTCAAATTCGAAGACGGGCGCATTCTGGCCGACAACTTCGACGGCATCGGGCTGATCCGCGACATCGAGGTCAACCTTGGTCTGTCGATTGCCGGCAAGCGCGTGCTGATGCTCGGCGCCGGCGGCGCGGCGCGCGGCGCATTGCTGCCGTTCCTGGACGCGTGCCCGGCTGAAATGGTCATCGCGAACCGCGACGTCGCCAAAGGGCAGGCGCTGGCCGCCCAGGTTGCCGGACGTGGCGCGCTCGTCGCCTGTGGCTATGCCGATCTCGAACGCATGGGACGCTTCGACCTGGTGGTCAATGCGACGTCAGCGAGCCTGACTGGCGACCTGCCGCCCGTTCCGCCCGGCGTTTTCAGCCCGAAGGGCACGGCCTACGAGCTTGCGTACGGCAAGCGATTGACACCGTTCCTGCGGCTGGCGAGCAATGCGGGCGTACTTGGCGTGGCGGACGGTGTCGGCATGCTGGTCGAGCAGGCAGCCGAAGCGTTCGCCTGGTGGCGCGGCGTGCGTCCGCCGACCAGCGCCGTGATCGATCAGCTTACCGTTCCTCTCGACTGA
- a CDS encoding MaoC family dehydratase, with protein sequence MTIIEKYWDDAREGDECVSPQYTVTKARILAYADLTGDHTPVHVDEDYANASHFGCIVAHGLFGLSIADGLKTQSDYRFLPGMSLGWSWDFLLPIKVDDVLHVKFRVGSMRTSKSRPGWGIVVLPSELINQDGQVVQHGEHRLMVPRRPGAF encoded by the coding sequence ATGACGATCATCGAAAAATACTGGGACGATGCGCGCGAAGGCGACGAATGCGTCAGCCCGCAATACACGGTGACCAAGGCGCGCATCCTCGCGTACGCCGATCTCACCGGCGACCACACGCCGGTGCACGTGGACGAGGACTACGCAAACGCCAGTCACTTCGGCTGCATCGTCGCGCACGGCCTGTTCGGGCTGTCGATCGCGGACGGCCTCAAGACGCAGAGCGACTACCGCTTCCTGCCCGGCATGTCGCTGGGCTGGAGCTGGGATTTCCTGCTGCCGATCAAGGTCGACGACGTGCTGCACGTGAAGTTCCGAGTCGGCTCGATGCGGACCAGCAAGAGTCGCCCGGGCTGGGGCATCGTCGTGCTGCCGTCCGAACTGATCAATCAGGATGGCCAGGTGGTTCAACACGGCGAACATCGCCTGATGGTGCCGCGCCGGCCGGGAGCGTTCTGA
- a CDS encoding type II toxin-antitoxin system RelE/ParE family toxin — MPHSAPTFSIRTTDVFDAWFARLQDRVARRRIQARIDRLSMGNPGDWKSAGSPVVEMRVDHGPGYRVYYVRRGTIWVILLCGGDKSTQQADIRAAHAMLERLDLE, encoded by the coding sequence ATGCCCCACAGTGCGCCTACATTCAGTATCCGGACCACCGACGTCTTCGATGCATGGTTTGCCCGCCTGCAGGATCGCGTCGCGCGGCGGCGCATCCAGGCACGCATCGACCGTCTGTCGATGGGCAACCCGGGCGACTGGAAATCCGCCGGCTCGCCCGTCGTCGAAATGCGTGTCGACCACGGCCCCGGCTATCGCGTCTACTACGTCAGACGCGGAACGATATGGGTGATCCTGCTCTGCGGCGGCGACAAGTCGACGCAACAGGCGGACATCCGCGCCGCGCACGCGATGCTCGAGCGGCTCGACCTGGAGTGA
- a CDS encoding acetolactate synthase large subunit, with amino-acid sequence MKASDLFVKALEAEGVEYVFGIPGEENLDLLESLRRSKIKLVLTRHEQAAGFMAATYGRLTGRTGVCLATLGPGATNFVTAAAYAQLGGMPMLMITGQKPIKSSKQGHFQIVDVVGMMQPLTKFTRQIVSIGNIPSAVREAFRRAEEERPGAAHLELPEDIAHEEGDGKPIPRSYSRRPVAEEKAVAHAVDAIQAARHPLLMIGAGGNRKTTCKMLLEFVDKTGIPFFTTQMGKGVIDETHPLWLGNATLSDGDFVHRAIEHADCIINVGHDVIEKPPFFMRTDDKTVIHVNFLGAQVDPVYFPQIEVVGDIANAVWQMKEAIAPQPHWDFARFAMIKEHFDAHLQKGQHDPRFPMYPVRIVNDLYKALPADGIVCLDNGMYKIWFARYWRAHEPNSLLLDNALASMGAGLPSAIATKIVHPQRKVIAVCGDGGFMMNSQELETAVRLKLDIVVMILRDDAFGMIRWKQENMNFPDFAMTLKNPDFVSYARSYGAHGHRVEAADDLEPLLRDCFATPGVHVIDVPIDYSDNERVLNREIKRLSAQL; translated from the coding sequence ATGAAAGCATCGGATCTGTTCGTGAAGGCGCTGGAAGCCGAAGGCGTCGAGTACGTGTTCGGCATTCCCGGCGAGGAAAACCTCGATCTGCTCGAATCGCTGCGGCGATCGAAGATCAAGCTCGTGCTGACCCGGCACGAGCAGGCGGCCGGATTCATGGCTGCCACCTACGGCCGCCTGACGGGCCGCACCGGCGTGTGTCTCGCGACGCTCGGGCCGGGCGCGACCAACTTCGTGACGGCCGCCGCGTATGCGCAGCTCGGCGGCATGCCGATGCTGATGATCACCGGGCAGAAGCCGATCAAGTCCAGCAAGCAGGGACACTTCCAGATCGTCGACGTCGTCGGCATGATGCAGCCGCTCACGAAGTTCACGCGGCAGATCGTGTCGATCGGCAACATCCCGTCGGCGGTGCGCGAGGCGTTCCGTCGCGCGGAGGAGGAGCGCCCGGGGGCCGCACACCTCGAACTCCCGGAGGACATCGCGCACGAGGAGGGCGACGGCAAGCCGATTCCGCGCAGCTACAGCCGGCGGCCGGTAGCCGAGGAAAAGGCGGTCGCGCACGCGGTCGACGCGATCCAGGCCGCGCGCCACCCGCTGTTGATGATCGGCGCGGGCGGCAATCGCAAGACGACCTGCAAGATGCTGCTCGAATTCGTCGACAAGACGGGTATCCCGTTCTTCACGACCCAGATGGGCAAGGGCGTGATCGACGAAACGCATCCGCTGTGGCTCGGCAACGCGACGCTGTCCGACGGCGACTTCGTGCACCGCGCGATCGAGCATGCGGACTGCATCATCAACGTCGGCCATGACGTGATCGAGAAACCGCCGTTCTTCATGCGCACGGACGACAAGACCGTGATTCACGTGAACTTCCTCGGCGCGCAGGTCGATCCCGTCTATTTCCCGCAGATCGAGGTGGTCGGCGACATCGCGAACGCGGTGTGGCAAATGAAGGAGGCGATCGCGCCGCAGCCGCACTGGGATTTCGCACGCTTCGCGATGATCAAGGAGCACTTCGACGCACACCTGCAGAAAGGCCAGCACGACCCGCGCTTCCCGATGTACCCGGTGCGGATCGTGAACGACCTGTACAAGGCGCTGCCGGCTGACGGGATCGTCTGCCTCGACAACGGGATGTACAAGATCTGGTTCGCGCGCTACTGGCGTGCGCACGAGCCGAACTCGCTGCTGCTGGACAATGCGCTCGCGTCGATGGGCGCGGGCCTGCCGTCGGCGATCGCGACGAAGATCGTGCATCCGCAGCGCAAGGTGATCGCCGTGTGCGGCGACGGCGGCTTCATGATGAATTCGCAGGAACTCGAAACCGCCGTGCGGCTGAAGCTCGACATCGTCGTGATGATCCTGCGCGACGACGCGTTCGGGATGATCCGCTGGAAGCAGGAGAACATGAATTTCCCCGATTTCGCGATGACGCTGAAAAACCCCGATTTCGTATCGTATGCACGGAGCTACGGCGCGCACGGGCATCGCGTCGAAGCGGCCGACGATCTCGAGCCGCTGCTGCGCGACTGCTTCGCGACGCCCGGCGTGCACGTAATCGACGTGCCGATCGACTATTCGGACAACGAGCGCGTGCTCAACCGCGAAATCAAGCGCCTGTCGGCGCAACTCTGA
- a CDS encoding aldehyde dehydrogenase family protein: MLKDTYPYYLANEAVYANTDLEVTDKFSGKVATRVALADAKAIDAAIGAAVGAAKPMRELPAYKRQAVLDHCVARFRERFDELAEALCIEAGKPINDSKGEVTRLIDTFRVAAEESVRIDGEVINLEISARAQGYTGYTRRVPIGPCSFISPFNFPLNLAAHKVAPALAAGCPFVLKPASRTPIGALIIGEVLAETDLPKGAFSVLPAHRDGADLFTTDERFKLLSFTGSPAVGWALKEKAGKKKVVLELGGNAAAIVDADQREQLDYVVERLAFGAYYQSGQSCIGVQRILVHADLYDALRDKLIAKTRSLKMGDPKDPSTFVGPMISESESRRLSGWMDAAVAAGAKIVAGGKVDGAMFEATLLENVGREQDLYRKEAFGPVAILEKFERFDDALARVNDSDFGLQAGVFTDSLAHAQRAWDELEVGGVVINDVPSFRVDNMPYGGVKDSGLGREGIRYAIEDMTEPRLMVVRRR; encoded by the coding sequence ATGCTGAAGGATACCTATCCGTACTATCTGGCCAACGAGGCCGTCTACGCGAATACCGATCTCGAAGTGACCGACAAGTTCAGCGGCAAGGTCGCGACGCGCGTCGCGCTGGCCGACGCGAAGGCGATCGATGCGGCCATCGGTGCGGCGGTCGGCGCCGCGAAGCCGATGCGCGAATTGCCGGCCTACAAGCGTCAGGCGGTGCTCGACCACTGCGTCGCGCGCTTTCGCGAGCGATTCGACGAGCTGGCCGAGGCGCTGTGCATCGAGGCCGGCAAGCCGATCAACGATTCGAAGGGCGAAGTGACGCGGCTGATCGATACGTTCCGCGTCGCAGCCGAGGAGTCGGTGCGCATCGACGGCGAGGTGATCAACCTCGAGATCTCGGCACGCGCGCAAGGCTACACCGGCTATACGCGGCGCGTGCCGATCGGCCCGTGCTCGTTCATCTCGCCATTCAACTTCCCGCTGAACCTCGCCGCGCACAAGGTTGCACCCGCGCTGGCCGCAGGCTGTCCGTTCGTGCTGAAACCCGCGAGCCGCACGCCGATCGGCGCGCTCATTATCGGCGAGGTACTCGCCGAAACCGATCTGCCCAAGGGGGCGTTCTCGGTGCTGCCCGCGCATCGCGACGGCGCGGATCTGTTCACGACCGACGAGCGCTTCAAGCTGCTGTCGTTCACGGGTTCGCCGGCCGTGGGCTGGGCGCTGAAGGAGAAGGCCGGCAAGAAGAAGGTCGTGCTGGAGCTCGGCGGCAACGCGGCGGCGATCGTCGACGCGGACCAGCGCGAGCAACTCGACTACGTGGTCGAGCGTCTCGCGTTCGGCGCGTATTACCAGTCGGGCCAGAGCTGTATCGGCGTGCAGCGAATCCTCGTGCATGCGGACCTGTACGACGCGCTGCGCGACAAGCTGATCGCGAAGACGCGTTCGTTGAAGATGGGCGATCCGAAGGATCCGTCGACGTTCGTCGGCCCGATGATCTCCGAATCCGAATCGCGTCGGCTGTCGGGCTGGATGGACGCGGCCGTTGCGGCGGGCGCGAAGATCGTCGCGGGCGGCAAGGTCGATGGCGCGATGTTCGAGGCGACGCTGCTGGAAAATGTCGGTCGCGAACAGGACCTGTACCGCAAGGAGGCATTCGGGCCGGTCGCGATCCTCGAGAAGTTCGAGCGTTTCGACGATGCGCTCGCGCGCGTCAACGACAGCGACTTCGGTCTGCAGGCGGGTGTGTTTACCGATTCGCTCGCGCATGCGCAGCGGGCGTGGGACGAGCTGGAGGTGGGCGGCGTCGTGATCAACGACGTGCCGTCGTTCCGCGTCGACAACATGCCCTATGGCGGCGTGAAGGATTCGGGGCTTGGACGCGAAGGGATCCGTTACGCGATCGAGGACATGACCGAGCCGCGCCTGATGGTCGTGCGGCGCCGCTAG
- a CDS encoding CaiB/BaiF CoA transferase family protein has translation MQARPLEGIRVVDYSHFLAGPYVGRCLAALGAEVIKVERPGSGDAGRQHATVLDDQQSGYFLQLNMGKRGVSVNMNDPRGKAFMQRLCDSADVFVENYRPGALDKLGLGYAALSARNPGLVYCSISAYGHTGPDAHRAGFGLIAEAKSGIMQMVGTPGERPPLLRISLGDMYTGIHAVAAINAALLGRTKSGRGQHIDMALYDTLVSMHEYAVQCYTLQGALPEQTGHDMPTSTLYGVFRAADGDLVIAAQVDDAWKRFAKLIESHGGPSGFGADTRYHDSVGRNAHRSDILSVVEPWVAARSVASILALLDGIDVPCAKVQRIDEVLADPQIHARGMVVEQQHPRYGTLRLPNLPFRFSDCDTTIRDVAPDLGQHNAEVARSLGFDSAEIDAMQTDGVLYSR, from the coding sequence ATGCAGGCCCGTCCTCTCGAAGGTATTCGCGTCGTCGACTACAGCCACTTCCTCGCCGGTCCGTACGTGGGGCGATGCCTGGCGGCGCTCGGCGCCGAAGTCATCAAGGTCGAGCGCCCGGGCAGCGGCGACGCCGGGCGCCAGCACGCCACCGTGCTCGACGACCAGCAAAGCGGCTATTTCCTGCAGCTCAACATGGGCAAGCGCGGCGTGAGCGTCAACATGAACGACCCGCGCGGCAAGGCATTCATGCAGCGCCTGTGCGACTCGGCGGACGTGTTCGTCGAGAACTACCGGCCCGGCGCGCTGGACAAGCTGGGGCTCGGCTACGCGGCGTTGTCGGCACGCAATCCGGGCTTGGTGTATTGCTCGATTTCGGCCTATGGCCACACGGGGCCGGACGCGCACCGTGCCGGCTTCGGACTGATTGCCGAAGCCAAAAGCGGGATCATGCAGATGGTCGGCACGCCCGGCGAGCGCCCTCCGTTGCTGCGCATTTCGCTGGGCGACATGTACACCGGCATTCACGCGGTAGCCGCGATCAACGCCGCGTTGCTGGGGCGCACGAAGAGCGGACGCGGTCAGCACATCGACATGGCGCTGTACGACACGCTGGTGTCGATGCATGAGTACGCGGTGCAGTGCTACACGCTGCAAGGCGCGCTGCCCGAGCAGACGGGGCACGACATGCCGACCTCGACGCTCTATGGCGTGTTCCGCGCCGCGGACGGCGATCTCGTGATCGCGGCACAAGTGGACGATGCGTGGAAACGCTTTGCAAAACTGATCGAATCGCACGGCGGCCCGTCGGGCTTCGGCGCCGACACGCGGTACCACGACAGCGTGGGGCGCAACGCGCATCGGTCGGACATCCTGTCGGTCGTCGAACCTTGGGTGGCCGCGCGCTCCGTCGCGTCGATCCTGGCATTGCTGGACGGCATCGACGTCCCCTGCGCCAAGGTGCAGCGCATCGACGAGGTGCTGGCCGACCCTCAGATCCACGCACGAGGCATGGTGGTCGAGCAGCAGCACCCGCGCTACGGCACGCTGCGCCTGCCCAATCTGCCGTTCCGTTTCTCCGATTGCGACACGACGATTCGCGACGTCGCACCCGACCTCGGGCAGCACAACGCCGAGGTGGCGCGCTCGCTGGGCTTCGACTCGGCCGAGATCGACGCGATGCAGACCGACGGCGTTCTTTATTCCAGGTGA
- a CDS encoding addiction module antidote protein: MDKIKTRPWDSAEHLKTDDDMADYFEACLQEAGDDPAFIAHALGVIARARGMSQVARDAGLSREGLYKALSHDGNPSFGTILKVIKALGLQLHGAKAHA; this comes from the coding sequence ATGGACAAGATCAAGACCCGGCCGTGGGATTCGGCCGAACACCTGAAGACCGACGACGACATGGCCGACTATTTCGAGGCCTGTCTGCAGGAGGCCGGCGACGATCCGGCCTTCATCGCGCACGCGCTCGGCGTGATCGCCCGCGCGCGCGGCATGTCGCAGGTCGCGCGCGACGCGGGCCTGTCGCGCGAAGGACTGTACAAGGCGCTGTCGCACGACGGCAATCCGAGCTTCGGCACGATCCTGAAGGTCATCAAGGCGCTCGGCCTGCAACTGCACGGCGCGAAAGCGCACGCGTGA
- a CDS encoding Na+/H+ antiporter, translated as MSPVSAFKLVLLSFLAIVALECIAKRLRLPPAAALLIGGIGIAFIPGLPPINLDPELVLLVFLPPLLMDGAYFSVWEEFKHNVGGILMLAIGAVVFTTFAVGFAVHWVVPSLPWAACFALGAIVSPPDAVAAKAVLERVALPRRLMVLLEGESLLNDAAGLVLFRFAVAAALTGAFSLEHAVVRFAELGIGGVVVGFVVGKLVVWFLKLLDDDYLVITVAVIAGWIAYIAGEMVEVSGVIATVTAGMIVGWHQHEVFSAAVRTRGTAFWQVIVFLLEALVFVLIGLSLRGAIHRLGGFEQVLATMVPPVLAVLVAVVVSRFVWIYAVEALKVPVRGIIRRGVAPDWKAATIMSWAGMRGVVTLAIALSLPEALPGRDVILVASFAVILVTVLMQGTTIGPLIRLLRLPQHEERVAHHLTEPQAWAHIEAAQLAAIQPLVRDESGKVIHPRLLEQYTYRAELTERAKNEPAYPAEVRIAHYDVVLAAIKAGRAELLRLHRSGRIHDEMLHMLERDLDLQEVSAQHARG; from the coding sequence ATGTCCCCCGTCTCGGCATTCAAGCTGGTTTTGTTGTCATTCCTCGCGATCGTTGCGCTCGAATGCATCGCCAAGCGTCTGCGATTGCCGCCCGCGGCCGCACTGCTGATCGGCGGCATCGGCATCGCGTTCATTCCTGGCCTGCCGCCGATCAACCTTGATCCGGAGCTCGTGCTGCTCGTTTTCCTGCCGCCGTTGCTGATGGACGGCGCGTATTTCTCGGTGTGGGAGGAATTCAAGCACAACGTCGGCGGCATCCTGATGCTCGCGATCGGCGCGGTGGTGTTTACGACGTTCGCGGTCGGTTTCGCCGTGCACTGGGTCGTGCCGTCACTGCCATGGGCCGCGTGCTTCGCGCTCGGCGCGATCGTGTCGCCGCCCGACGCGGTGGCCGCGAAGGCGGTGCTCGAGCGCGTCGCGCTGCCGCGCCGGCTGATGGTGCTGCTCGAAGGGGAAAGCCTGTTGAACGACGCGGCGGGCCTGGTGCTGTTCCGCTTCGCGGTGGCGGCCGCGCTGACGGGGGCGTTCAGCCTCGAGCACGCGGTCGTGCGCTTCGCGGAACTCGGGATCGGCGGTGTCGTGGTCGGCTTCGTGGTCGGAAAGCTCGTCGTGTGGTTCCTGAAGCTGCTCGATGACGACTATCTGGTGATCACCGTCGCGGTGATCGCCGGCTGGATCGCGTACATCGCCGGCGAGATGGTCGAGGTGTCGGGCGTGATCGCGACGGTCACGGCCGGCATGATCGTCGGCTGGCATCAGCACGAGGTGTTCTCGGCGGCCGTGCGCACACGCGGCACTGCGTTCTGGCAGGTCATCGTGTTCCTGCTCGAAGCGCTGGTGTTCGTGCTGATCGGGCTGTCGCTGCGCGGTGCGATCCACCGGCTCGGCGGTTTCGAGCAGGTGCTCGCGACGATGGTCCCGCCGGTCCTCGCGGTGCTGGTGGCGGTGGTCGTGTCGCGCTTCGTCTGGATCTACGCGGTCGAGGCGCTGAAGGTGCCGGTGCGCGGGATCATTCGACGTGGTGTCGCACCCGACTGGAAGGCCGCGACGATCATGAGCTGGGCCGGGATGCGCGGGGTCGTGACGCTGGCGATCGCGCTGTCGTTGCCGGAGGCGCTGCCGGGCCGCGACGTGATTCTGGTCGCGTCGTTCGCGGTAATCCTCGTCACCGTGCTCATGCAGGGCACGACCATCGGGCCGTTGATCCGGCTGTTGCGCCTGCCTCAGCATGAAGAGCGGGTCGCGCATCACCTGACCGAGCCGCAGGCGTGGGCGCATATCGAGGCTGCGCAGCTCGCGGCGATCCAGCCGCTGGTGCGCGACGAGAGCGGCAAGGTGATTCATCCGCGCCTGCTGGAGCAATACACGTATCGCGCGGAACTGACCGAGCGGGCGAAGAACGAGCCCGCTTATCCGGCGGAGGTGCGCATTGCGCACTACGACGTCGTGCTGGCCGCGATCAAGGCCGGGCGTGCGGAATTGTTGCGCCTGCATCGTTCGGGCCGCATCCACGACGAGATGCTGCACATGCTCGAGCGCGATCTCGACCTGCAGGAAGTGTCCGCGCAACACGCACGCGGGTAA
- a CDS encoding VOC family protein: MNAPKAYLEHVAIWVKDIRWHIRFFEDVFGMTMREVDGALDAPRQYWTLGGLQFIHDPEYGGPEGRLAHLGVMCEDMEAALASARRFGVTEMPQGRNWLRLPDGLAVEFIQARPASCVAQALAIDPRSEA; this comes from the coding sequence ATGAATGCCCCCAAAGCGTATCTGGAGCATGTCGCGATCTGGGTGAAGGACATCCGGTGGCACATCCGTTTTTTCGAAGACGTTTTCGGCATGACCATGCGTGAAGTGGACGGCGCGCTCGACGCGCCGCGGCAGTACTGGACGCTCGGCGGCCTGCAGTTCATCCACGACCCGGAATATGGCGGACCCGAAGGCCGGCTCGCCCACCTCGGCGTGATGTGCGAAGACATGGAGGCGGCGCTGGCCTCGGCACGGCGCTTCGGCGTGACCGAAATGCCTCAGGGGCGCAACTGGCTTCGCCTGCCGGACGGCCTCGCCGTCGAATTCATCCAGGCCAGGCCCGCCTCCTGCGTCGCGCAGGCGTTGGCGATCGACCCACGCTCGGAGGCATGA